The following nucleotide sequence is from Psychroflexus torquis ATCC 700755.
TTCTAGATTTTTAATAAGTTTACATTTGTAACTGCTGTTCTTTAGATTAACCTTCGTTTTTAATCTCTATTGGGTTTAATTCCCCGAGGCTTACCTCGTATTTTAAGGAAAGTTTGAAAACGGATGGTTGTCATTAATCAAAAACGACCATCTAAATGCCTCGTGGGCTTGCCCAGAGGATTATTTAATCTCTGTTTGGTTTAATCCCCCGAGGCTTGCCTCGTGTTTTGAGGAAAGTTTGAAAGTGGTTGGTTTTCATCAATCAAAAAAAGCCCTTTAAATGCCTCTTGGACTTGCCAAGAGGATTATTTACTTTATAATTTATGAGTGATGGTCTTGAACTCTCTTATTAAATCTTTCCTCATTTTAAATATCGACCCTGCAAAGACGAAACATTGAAATGAGAATAATCTTCTAGCAACCGAGAAAAGTTTAATGTATCTCATCTCATGTTTACAAATGTATAAAAGCTTTAATATACATTTGTAAACTGAATAAATTTTCCGATAGTTTACTTTTGTAACTTATTATTTAGAGCTCTATCTATTAAATAATGGTTTCTAATAGATAGTATTGGAAATATTCCTATAGGCCTTTTTATTAAAAATAAAATGCCTATTTACAGTAAGTTATGCCTTTTTTTAGAACAATTACTTTAAGCTATAAGTAACTTGTAAACATGAGGATGACCTCTCTTTCAGTTTATTTGTTTACATTCGTATAAGCATAAACCGGTTAAATTAATTATAGTTTACAATGGTAAACAGTTTAGATTTTACAAAACGACTCAAAGAAATCTTTGAGTATTACGACTTATCTGCCTCTTCATTCGCAGACCGAATTGATGTGGGTCGAGCTTCTATTTCTCATATTATATCTGGACGTAATAAACCAAGTTTAGATTTTGTAATGAAGGTAGTATCCAACTTTAAGGAAGTTGAGCTCTATTGGCTTTTAAATGGAAAAGGGTATTTCCCTTCTTCTAAAGACAATAGGAATGTCATAAATGCTAAGGAAGAGTTCGTCGATGATATAAAACCAGAAGAACCAAAGACTATTGAACCTCTATTAAATGATAATTCAAATCAGGTTTCACACCCTAAAAAAGAAATTCAAAAAGTAATTATATGTTACACCGATGGTAGCTTTGAATCTTTTCAGAATTAGTTGTTATAGTCTACTATAATAACTTTTGATTTAATTATTTTTGCTCAAAAACATGCGCTACCTCACTGCATTAATTTTATGTCTTCTTTTTATATCCTGTTATAATCCTGAAAGAAATTGTGAAGATTTTAAAACAGGAACCTTTGAGTTTGAGGCTTATTTAGAAGGAGATTTAGTGAAGACTACTTTTATTAGAAATGATTCGATAGAAATCGAAATTTACAAGGACAAAAGAGACACTGCATCGATCCGCTGGATTAATGACTGTGAATACGTCTTAAAATCGTTAAATCCCAAAAATTTAGCTGAAGAAAAGCCCATCCACATGAAAATTATATCCACCAAAAACAACTCCTATACTTTTGAGTATAAAATTGTAGGGAAAAATAAGAAGCAAAAAGGACGGGTCGTAAAAGTCGATTAATCAAACAAAGAGGATTGTTGGTTATCCTCCTTTTTATCTTCTGTTTCAGGGACTATAGCTTCCTCGGATTCCTTATCAGAGGGTAATGGTTCTATAAGATCAATCTGCTTGATTAGATCTGAGGTGAGTTGATTACCTTGAGCTTTAATTCCTTTAATAGATATAAAGTCTTCTAGATTTACTACTTCATTAGATCTTCTATCTTTTCCTCTAGTCTTTTTAAACTCAATTTCAATTCGAGGAATATAGTCTGTAGAGACTACTTCCAGCTGAGAGTTAGGATGTTCAGTGATAATTAATTCCTCCTTGTCAGCGTTATCAATTTGAAAGCGCTTGACGTAGTATTTTTCTTTCTCTCCCTCCCAGTATACAAGCGAAATTGGTTTTTTAGAATTCCATTTCTCCATAACTATGATGTCGTTTTCAAAACGGGTAGTAAGTTCAGGAATAATGGTTTTAGCAATTCCATTTTGTCTAATAATCAGTAACCTATCCTCACCTTTAAAAGCTCCCAAGAGTTCTCCTCTTTCGTCCACATTAAGACGTCTTACCGCTTCATCGAACCATATTTTTCTTGGTTTTAAGGTAGAGACTCCTTCTTCTTTAAGATCAACACTTTTAATGGGCATTTTGGAGACTAAATTTCCCTTCACATTTCTGCCTTTAATAGCTAGGTCTGAGAAATCAATATCAAATTTCAAACGTTTTAAACCTTTCTTTTGTCTTAAAAAAACAGTCACTAACTCTGCTTCACCGTTAGGGTTACAAGAAAAATATAAAACTTTTGTTCCCGGTTTATCATTTCCCATACTGTATGCCTTATCTCTTGTTATTGAGGTAACAGCAAAACGCTTCATATGGCTAAAACCAGCTTTACCATCCTTATAAATGAGATTATAGATGGTTCTTTTATCTTTTTTCTTAAAGATTCCTACATATAGAATATTCTTCCCAATAAAGGTCTTGCCCTCTACCTTGGATACCATCATAGTTCCATCTTCAGTAAAACAAATGATATCGTCAATATCACTACAATCGGTAACATATTCATCTTTCTTCATAGAAGTGCCTATAAAGCCTTCAATTCTATTGACATAAAGCTTAGTATTTCGGATTACGACTTTGGAGGCTTCGATATCTTCAAACAATTGAATTCTCGTTTTGCGTTCTTTGCCCTTACCGTATTTCTCTTTAAGCATTTTGAAGTAATTGATAGAATAATCTATCAAGTGGTCAAGATCTTGCTTTACAGCTTCGATATCCGCTTCCAAGGCTTCTATTTTTTGGTCTGCTTTATCTAGGTCGAATTTTGAAATTCTTTTAATTCTGATTTCAGTAAGTCTAGAAATATCATCCCTGGTAATGTCTCGTTTCAAATGCTTTATGTGAGGTTGTAACCCCCTGTCAATAGCATCTATAACACCATCCCAAGTTTCTTCTTCTTCAATATCTCGATAGATGCGTTTCTCTATAAATATCTTCTCTAAGGACGCAAAATGCCATTGCTCTTCAAGTTCTCCAAGTTTTATTTCTAACTCGGTTTTTAAGAGCTCTACCGTATTTTCAGTACTCATTCTCAAAAGCTCTGACATTCCTAAGAAATGAGGCTTATCATCAATGATAACACAGCTTAAGGGAGAAATTGACACCTCACAATTGGTAAAAGCAAATAAAGCATCTATAGTTTTGTCTGGTGAAATGTTATTGGGTAAGTGAACAAGAATTTCAACATCTGAAGACGTATTATCTTCAATTTTTTTAATTTTAATTTTACCCTTGTCATTTGCCTTAAGGATAGAATCTATGAGTGTTGACGTGTTTGTTGAATAAGGGATTTCGTTAATCACCAGTAAATTCTTGTCTTTTACTTCAATAGTGGCTCTCACTCTTATTTTTCCTCCTCTAAGGCCGTCATTATAATTTGAAACATCTGCGATTCCTCCAGTTGCAAAGTCTGGGAATATTGTAAAACGCTTACCTTCTAGATGCTTGATGGACGCATCAATAAGTTCAATGAAATTATGGGGAAGAATCTTTGTACTTAAACCCACAGCAATACCCTCTGCTCCTTGAGCCAATACCATTGGAAATTTAACTGGTAAATTAACAGGCTCTTGCTTACGACCGTCGTACGAAATTTGCCATTCTGTGGTTTTTGGATTAAAAACGACCTCCAGAGCAAATTTGGATAATCTTGCTTCTATATACCGAGATGCTGCCGCACGGTCTCCAGTAAGGATATTCCCCCAGTTACCTTGAGTGTCTATTAGAATATCTTTTTGACCAATTTGAACGATAGCATCTCCGATACTTGCATCTCCGTGAGGGTGGTATTGCATTGTATGGCCTACAATATTGGCAACCTTTGTATATCTTCCATCATCTAGATCTTTCATAGAATGTAAAATCCTACGATGTACAGGCTTAAAACCATCTTCTATGGCGGGTACTGCTCTTTCTAGTATGACATATGATGCGTAATCTAGGAACCATTCTTGGAACATTCCTGTTACTTTTACAGACTCGTCTTTTGCAGTAGGATCGAAAGGCTCCTGAGATTCAGGATTTAAATCTAGATCGTCACTCATAAATTAGTTTGGTTTTTTGCTATGATTTTATCTAAGGATAATTTCAAATATCTAGTTTTTCTGGGGCTTAATAAGCTGATATTGGTGTGAATATCTTTTATTGAATTCTTTATTGAATACACAATATTTAATCGTCTGTAAATGATTAAGTTAGTTATCCTATAAGACTTTATTTTATCTTTTTTTATTTCATGAATCTTAGTCCTGCCTTCAAATTTTGATAATGTAACACCTTTATTTATAAACGAAACTAAGTTTCCTTCACTGTTGTATTTAAAATACTTACCAACGAAGTAAATATAAATTAACCACAATCCTACCCCTATCAAAGCTGGGTAAAAGTAGTTGTCTGAAGGAAAAAATTGCTGATCTAATTGCTGACCTAATTGATAATTTAAAAAGATAATTAATAGAAAAAAAGACATTGAAAAGTTAGACACTCCGAAAATAACTTTTACAAATCTATGATTATTTAACTTCATTAATTTCTTCTTTGACTTCTTCTACGAGGTCGATTTCTACTTTTAAATTTTCTATGATGAAATTTTGTCTATCTGGTGTATTTTTCCCCATATAGAATTCTAAAATTTCTGGTATGCTTTTATATTTATCCAACATTACTGGATCCAAACGGATATCATCGCCTATAAAATTTTTAAACTCGTCTGGAGAGATCTCACCAAGTCCTTTAAAGCGAGTGATTTCTGGATTACCTCTTAATTTTTTTAAGGCTTCTCGTCTTTCTGTTTCAGAATAACAATAAAACGTTTGCTTTTTATCTCTAACTCTAAAGAGCGGTGTTTGCAAAATATAAAGGTGACCTTCTTTAATTAGCTCTGGAAAAAATTGAAGAAAAAACGTTATGATAAGCAACCTAATGTGCATGCCATCTACATCTGCATCGGTTGCTATCACTATATTATTATAACGCAAGTCCTCTAGAGAATCTTCGATATTAAGAGCAGCTTGAAGCAAATTGAATTCTTCGTTTTCATAAACGATTTTTTTACTCAGTCCATAAGAATTTAGAGGTTTACCTTTAAGGCTAAATACGGCTTGTGTGTTTACATCTCTAGATTTTGTGATACTCCCACTAGCCGAATCTCCTTCGGTTATAAAAAGTGTTGTTTCAAGATAACCTTCTTTTTTAGTATCTTCTAAATGTATTCTACAATCCCTTAATTTCTTATTGTGTACACTTGATTTTTTAGCTCTATCTTTTGCTAGTTTTCGGATTCCAGAAAGATCTTTCCGCTCTTTCTCAGCTCTTAGAATTTTCCTGTGTAATTGTTCAGCAGTCTCATTATTTTTGTGGAGATAATTATCAAGCTCTTGCTTCATAAAATCTAATATAAAGGTTCTAACCGATGGTAAGTCTTCTCCCATATCTGTAGAACCTAACTTTGTTTTGGTCTGACTTTCAAAAATAGGCTCCATCACTTTAATACTCACAGCAGAAACAATTGACTTTCGAATATCGCTGGGCTCAAAGTTTTTCTTGTAGAAATCTCTAATGGTTTTCACAATAGCTTCTCGAAAAGCAGTCTGGTGAGTTCCTCCTTGTGTGGTATTTTGACCATTTACAAAAGAGTGGTATTCTTCAGAATATTGTGCTTTACTAAAGGTAATAGCAACTTCAATATCGTTACCCCTCAGGTGAATAATAGGGAATAATCGATCTTCCTCTCGGATTCTGTCGCTTAGTAAATCTTTTAAACCCTCTTCAGAGTAAAATTTCTCACCATTGAACATTATAGTAAGTCCTGGGTTTAAGTAGACGTAATTCTTAAGCATCTTTTCGATATATTCATTTCTGTATGAATATTTCTTAAAAATAACTTCATCGGGAATAAAAGTTACTTTAGTCCCTCTGCGTCTTGATGATTCCTCAAGATCTTCTTTATTAATTAAATTACCTTGGTCAAACTCAGCAGATACCGATTTTCCATCTCGTGATGATTCTACCCTGAAATAACTCGAAAGTGCATTAACGGCTTTAGTCCCTACACCATTAAGACCAACAGATTTCTTGAAGGCATTGGTGTCGTATTTTCCTCCTGTGTTCATTTTGGAAACTACGTCCACTACTTTTCCTAAAGGTATTCCACGTCCATAGTCCCTTACATTAACTTTAGTGCTTTGAATAGACACTTCGATAGTTTTTCCAGAACCCATCACAAATTCATCGATAGAATTGTCCAAAACCTCCTTTAATAAAATATAAATACCATCGTCTGCACTAGAGCCATCCCCAAGTTTACCTATGTACATGCCCGGTCGCATGCGGATATGTTCTTTCCAGTCTAAAGATTTTATGTTATCCTCTGTGTACTTTGTTTCTTGTGCCATATTTTTTCTCAACATCGAAATATACTACGATTTCTGTAAAATAAAAATCATAACACAAATTTATAATCTTAAAGCTTTTGGAGCATCTTTAAGGTAGAAATATTTTCAAAAACTAAAAAAGCCTTCATCAATTTCATAATGAAGGCTTTAGCAAATTAAATAGTATCGAATAAACTTATTTATTATGCATGAAAGATTGCTTACCTAAAAGTGTTTCTTCAGACTCCACATGCTCGTCATCGGGAACGCAACAATCTACTGGACAAACCGCTGCACATTGGGGTTCCTCATGAAATCCCATGCACTCCGTACATTTGTCTGCTGCTATATAATATAATTCATCACTTACAGGTTCCTGAGCTTCTTCAGCATTTGCCTCTTTTCCGTTTGGAAGAACAATATCACCTTTCAAACTTGTTCCATCGGCATGTCTCCAATCATCACCGCCTTCATAGATTGCTGTATTAGGGCATTCCGACTCGCAAGCACCGCAATTGATACATTCGTCTGTTATTTTTATAGCCATTTGAGTAATATTTATGTAAATTTGTTCAGAAATATAAATACTCTAACGGTTAGCCAAATTTATGACTTTAGATGATAGAATAAATACCTTTTCAGAACTTGGATTATACCTGCAAAATTACACAGATTCTAAAGATTTAAGCTCAAATTTTTCACAAAAATTGACTAATATCATTAGGCAAGCTGAGATTCAAAATGCCTGGTTTACACAAGATCAGGTCCATTTATCGATAGCGGCTTGGGCAAAAGCTTTGACAAAAAAACAGCTTCGTAATTGGCTTACGCCCTACAAGATATCGGCGATGCCTAAAAAAGATGTCGCTGTTATTATGGCTGGAAATATACCTTTAGTCGGCTTTCATGATTTTTTATGTGTTCTTATTCTTGGCCATAAAGTGATTGGTAAGTTATCATCCAACGATAATTTGCTGCTTCCTTTTATGGCTGAAGAGCTGATTAAAATTCACCCAGGTTTTGAAGATAAAATTGTATTTACGAATGATAGATTACCGAAATTTGATAGTGTTATAGCTACAGGAAGTAATAATACAGCAAGGTATTTTGAATATTACTTTAAAGATAAACCTCATATTATTCGGAAAAATAGAAATTCATTAGCTATTCTAAATGGAACTGAATCTAAAACTGAACTTGAAGCCTTAGGCGAAGATGTATTTAGATATTTTGGGTTGGGATGTAGAAACGTTTCAAAGCTATTTATCCCTGAAGATTATGATGTTGATGATTTTTTCAAAGCTATGTTTAAATTTAAAGATTATATCCATCATCATAAATACGCTAATAATTACGATTACAATAAGGCCGTTTATTTAATGAGCTCCGTAAAACTTTTAGACAATGGTTTTTTACTCTTAAAAGAAGATAAACAATTCTCATCCCCTATTGGGACTTTGTTTTATGAAAAGTACACCAGTATAAAAGAACTTGAAATCACCCTGAGAGAAAGACATGAAGAGATACAATGTACCGTTGGAAATGAAGATTTTACAGAGGTTAATTTTGGGCAAACACAAAATCCAAAGTTGTCTGATTATGCAGATGGGGTGGACACTTTAGAATTTTTAATCCAACACTAAAACGATAAGACATGGAAAGACCACATAATTTTAGTGCTGGCCCTTGTATACTTCCCTTAGAAGTCTTTGAAAAGGCCTCACAATCGGTTATTGACTTGGATAATTCTGGACTTTCTATTTTGGAAATTTCTCATAGAAGTACAGCATTTGTGGGGATTATAGAGAAAGCAAGAGAACTTGCACTACAGCATCTTAATTTACAGGACAAAGGTTATAAAGCCTTATTTTTACAAGGAGGAGCTAGTATGCAGTTTTTAATGACAGCCTATAATTTATTAGAAAAGAAAGCAGGCTACTTAGACACTGGAACTTGGGCTTCTAATGCTATAAAAGAAGCTAATAATTTTGGAAAAACTGAAGTTTTGGCCAGTTCAAAAAGTAGCAATTATAACTATATCCCAAAAGATTTTCTGGTCCCGGAAGGCTTAGATTATCTTCACTATACGAGTAATAACACCATCTACGGGACTCAAATGAAGACGTTCCCAAAAAAAGAAAATACGCCTTTAGTTTGTGATATGAGTAGCGATATTTTCTCTCGCCAACTCGACTATTCCCAATTTGATTTGATCTACGCTGGGGCACAAAAAAATATGGGGCCTGCTGGAGCAACTCTCATTGTAGTGAAAGAGGATATTTTGGGCAAGGTTTCTAGAGCAATACCTTCTATGATGGATTACCAATTAATGATCAAAAAGGAGAGTATGTTCAATACGCCTCCAGTATTTTCGATCTACGTCTCTATGTTAAATTTGGAATGGCTATCTAGAAATGGTGGTGTTCCTTCTATAGAGAAAAAGAACAAAGCCAAAGCTGATTTAATTTATTCTGAGATTGATAGAAACCCGCTATTTAAAGGATTTACAGCCTTAGAGGACCGTTCCATGATGAATGCAACATTCTCATTAAAAGATGAACAACTTGGTCCTAAATTTGACAAGTTATGGAAAGCTAGCCATATCAATGGCTTAAACGGTCACCGAAGCGTAGGAGGGTATAGAGCTTCTATGTACAATGCATTGACTCTAGATAGCGTTAAAGTACTTGTAGACGTGATGAAAAATTTTGAAAAAACCGCATAAAAAAATGAAAATGAAAATTTTAGCAACAGATGGTCTTTCAGGCATAGGAGTTCAATTACTTGAAAATGCTGGCCATGAAGTTATTATAAAAAAAGTAGCGCAAAACCAGTTATCAGAATACATCACCACCAATGAGTTTGATGGTGTTTTGGTCAAAAGGTCTACTCCGCTTACAAAAGTTATTCTTTCTGAAAGCCCAACCTTAAAATTTATTGGTAATTGTGATATCATCTCCACTCATATTGATATTGATTTCGCAGAACAAAAAGGGTTGAGCGTTTTTCAGGCGATAACCGCTTCCTCCAATAGTATTGCAGAATTGACTATTGGTCATCTCCTCAGCTGTGTAAGACATTTAAAAGATTCTAATAGAGAAATGCCACTCGAAGGTGATAGTAAATTCGACACTTTAAGACACTCTTATTCAGCAGGAACCGAGGTTGAAGGTAAAATACTTGGGATTATTGGTTTTGGAAATGTTGGTCAAGAAGTGGCGAAAAAGGCCATTGGCTTAGGGATGAAGGTTATATATTATGATAAAAATGAAGAGCATGTTGAAATCACTTTAGACTTTTATGATCAACAAGCTGTAAAATTCAATCTTTCATCTTCACCATTGAAAGAGGTGCTTTCCACTTCAGATTTTGTGAGTCTTCATATAACCACGAAACAAAAAAACTACCTTGTTGGCCCTAAAGAGCTTAAAGAGATGAAGCCTACAGCAGGACTAATAAATACTTCATACTTTAAAGCTGTAGACGAAGTAGCCTTGGTTAAATCACTTGAAAACAATGAGTTGAGATTTGCTGCATTAGATGTCTTTGAAGACGAGCCTCAACCTCCTATCCAATTACTGATGAATCCTAAATTGTCCTTGAGCCCAAATATTGGCGGAGCAACACAAGAAACTCAAGATAGAATTGCTATGGAACTAGCTAATCAAATCCTATCCTTCTTAAACTAAATCTCATGAAATTTTACGTATTCTGTTTTCTATTTTGGTTGAGTAGTATTGCTTTCGCTCAAACACAAACAGGTAAAGCTTCTTTTTATGCCGATAAATTTGAAGGTAAACAGACTGCAAGTGGGGAAATTTATAAGCACAACTTACCTACTGCAGCTCATAGAAAATTAGCCTTTGGAAGCAAGGTGAAAGTGACAAATCTTCAAAATTATAAAACTGCTATGGTTACCATTAACGATAGAGGCCCTTTTATAAGAGGTCGCATTATAGACTTGTCAAGATCTGTTGCACAGACTTTAGACATACTAGATAATGGCGTCACAGAGGTGAAAATTGAAGTTTTAAAAAACCAAGATGTTAACGTAACTTCAGCTTCTACTTCTACTTCACCTTCCACGCCTCAAACTCCTATTGCTAAGCCTACAACAAATAAAGATAAAACTAATAATAACTCGCAAATGCAATCTATAGAGACCTTTGAGGAAAAAGAGTTTTATGAGATAAATATCGATGAAATCACACCAGATTTCTTCGGCGTACAAATTGCGAGTTTCCAGGATACTGATAATCTGTTAAGAATGGTCAATAGGCTAAAAGTAAACTATAACAGTAAAGTGCTTGTACAGGTAAAAACAGTTAGCGGATCCAGGGTCTATACACTTATTTTAGGCCAATATAAAAGTAGGAAAGCAGCAGAAAACTTTCAGAGCAGAATGTTGAACAAATATCCTGACTCTTTCATTGTAGATATGACTATAAAAGATTAAATTTAGAGATGCGCTATTTAATCATACTTCTTCTAGTAGGTTCTGTAATGAGTTGTTCCATACAAAAGCAGGGAACTAAACAGGCTTTCGAGGATTCAAAAGTGGACAACGATACCATTAGAATTGCCAACGATTCCCTTGAGTATGAAATCATTATCGTAGAACCTGGTTTTAACGCTTGGCTAGCTTCGCAAAGACCAAGAGGGTATTATGGACTCAATTACTTAGATCAACGCAATGAATTCTACATTATCATTTATAACATGAGAGTGAACGACCCCATGGGATTTGATCCAAATTTATATCCTTTCCGTATAAATTATGAAATGGGTGTCGACTACGGATACGAGGTGAATTATTTACTATACCATTATTTTTTATTTTTTGAAGAAAAATATAATCAGAGATTGAGATAAGGTTTGTATTTTTGCAAAATGAATAAATTAAAAGAACGCTGGGGCATACAATCCAACTTTCAATTGGTCATCATTTTTATTGTTTTCGCCATTACAGGTTCATTGTCAGCCTATTCAGCAAAGCCCGTTTTAAATTTTTTGGAGTTAACAAGAGCTTCTTTCCCAGAGCATTTTTTTGGAGTCTTTAGTTATTACTCATTACGAATATTAATCATTTTTCCAATTTATCAAGTCTTGTTGGTTGCCATTGGTACTCTGTTTGGACAAAATAAATTTTTCTGGAATTTTGAAAAGAAAATGCTTTCCAGACTTGGACTCGCCTTTCTATTTCAATAAAGCTTAAATTTTCTTTTATTTTCTGAAAAAATAGTACATTTGCAAAAATGATTAAACTTTGAATATCAAACAGCTAATAAGTTTATTACTTTTCATGGTACTCACAACATCCGTTGTGAATACACATGCTCTTAGCCATTTGTTTGATGACGATATATCTTCAGTAGAACAATGTGAAACATGTGATCAATTTATTGTTACACATTCTAATGATGTTCAGTTTATTTCTCCTATTTTAGATGTTGATATTCAAAACTCTTTTGAATATTTAACAATCACACCTAGCATAATAGATATTTCTTTGACTATTATTTTAATGCCTTCAGGTGAGTATTACAACAAGCCTCCTCCCTCTCTTCTAGTATAGTCTTTTACCCTTCCCTTTTCATTATATACTAGAATACTAATTACATTACACTGAATTATATGTACCAAAAGTCTATTCTTTTGTGCCTATTTATATTTTTTTCATTTGTTACTCAAGCTCAAGATTGTGAGTTAACTATATCAGGAAAAGTGATAGATATACACGATAAATCCCCTTTATTTGGAGCTGTTGTTCAACTCGTGGGTCTTAATAAAGGCGTTTACACCGATAAAAATGGTTTTTACAAGATTGAAGGTGTCTGTGAGGGTGAAGTTCAACTCAAAGTTTCTCACCCTTTTTGTGAACCAGAAACAAAAAGTATCAATCTGAAAGAAAATCGTCAAATCAATTTTAAACTTGAACATCATCTTGAAGAATTGAATGAAGTTTTACTTAAAGGTAAACTTTATAATAACGAATCTAATTCCTCTATATCCAATCAAATAAAGACACAGGAGCTTGAAAAATTTAGCAATGCCTCTTTAGGAGATGCACTTAAGAGTATAAGCGGTGTGTCCTCTTTAAATACTGGAAATTCTATTGTTAAACCCATTATACAAGGTTTACATAGCTCGAGAGTTCTTGTCATCAACGACAATGTGAGACTTCATGACCAACAATGGGGTGTTGATCACGCTCCCAATGTCGATATTAACTCCGCAGCCAATATAACTGTCATAAAAGGAGCCTCAGCCTTAAAGTATGGTGGTGATGCCATTGGAGGAACCATTGTTATAGAACCCCAAAAAGCACCTATTAAAGACACAATAATGGGTAAAACTATTCTTAATGCTTCCAGCAATGGCCGAGGGGGAAATATCTCTACAAGTTTCATAAAAGCAAAATCTTCAGGATTTAATTATAGATTTCAGGGGAGTTTAAAACGTCTTGGTGATCTTGAAGCCCCTGATTACCAACTTACCAATACAGGGCAAAGAGAAAACAATCTCAGTTTGGGGATTGGCCTTAATAAAATAGATTATGGGATTGATTTTAGTTATCGGTTAACCAATTCTGAAATTGGTATTTTGAGAGCGTCCCATATAGGAAACGCTAGAGATCTCGTAAATTCTATCAACAGACAAGAGCCCTTTTTTATTGAAGATTTTTCTTATACAATCGATAATCCAAAACAAGAAGTGACGCATCAAATATATAAACTGGAAACTTTCAAAAAAATCAAAAACCTTGGAGAATTAAGTTTACAATATTCTTTTCAGCAAAATAATCGATTGGAGTTTGATATTCGACGTGGTGGACGTGGAGACACACCAGCTATGGATATGGAACTTAAAACCCACACCCTACTTACTCAACTGGAATGGACGAGTTTGGAGGGTTTTGACTCTAATTTCGGTTTAGAATTCAATGCTCAGAATAACTTTGTAAATCCAAATACTGGAGTGAGAAGACTTATTCCAGACTATAACATGTACACTGCTGGAATTTTTGCTACCACCGCTTATGATGTGTCAGAGCGTTGGGATCTAGATGCGGGAGTTCGCTATGATTTTAATACTATAGATGCTGATAAGTTCTATATCACCTCGAGATGGGAAAAATTAGGTTACGATCAAC
It contains:
- a CDS encoding DUF6787 family protein; the protein is MNKLKERWGIQSNFQLVIIFIVFAITGSLSAYSAKPVLNFLELTRASFPEHFFGVFSYYSLRILIIFPIYQVLLVAIGTLFGQNKFFWNFEKKMLSRLGLAFLFQ
- a CDS encoding D-2-hydroxyacid dehydrogenase — encoded protein: MKILATDGLSGIGVQLLENAGHEVIIKKVAQNQLSEYITTNEFDGVLVKRSTPLTKVILSESPTLKFIGNCDIISTHIDIDFAEQKGLSVFQAITASSNSIAELTIGHLLSCVRHLKDSNREMPLEGDSKFDTLRHSYSAGTEVEGKILGIIGFGNVGQEVAKKAIGLGMKVIYYDKNEEHVEITLDFYDQQAVKFNLSSSPLKEVLSTSDFVSLHITTKQKNYLVGPKELKEMKPTAGLINTSYFKAVDEVALVKSLENNELRFAALDVFEDEPQPPIQLLMNPKLSLSPNIGGATQETQDRIAMELANQILSFLN
- a CDS encoding TonB-dependent receptor; translation: MYQKSILLCLFIFFSFVTQAQDCELTISGKVIDIHDKSPLFGAVVQLVGLNKGVYTDKNGFYKIEGVCEGEVQLKVSHPFCEPETKSINLKENRQINFKLEHHLEELNEVLLKGKLYNNESNSSISNQIKTQELEKFSNASLGDALKSISGVSSLNTGNSIVKPIIQGLHSSRVLVINDNVRLHDQQWGVDHAPNVDINSAANITVIKGASALKYGGDAIGGTIVIEPQKAPIKDTIMGKTILNASSNGRGGNISTSFIKAKSSGFNYRFQGSLKRLGDLEAPDYQLTNTGQRENNLSLGIGLNKIDYGIDFSYRLTNSEIGILRASHIGNARDLVNSINRQEPFFIEDFSYTIDNPKQEVTHQIYKLETFKKIKNLGELSLQYSFQQNNRLEFDIRRGGRGDTPAMDMELKTHTLLTQLEWTSLEGFDSNFGLEFNAQNNFVNPNTGVRRLIPDYNMYTAGIFATTAYDVSERWDLDAGVRYDFNTIDADKFYITSRWEKLGYDQLFPEFEIGEDGNQILTNPQFDYHNISATVGATYTFKNDFKLIGNLSSGSRAPNPSELFSDGLHHSISSIELGDLQLDSEQSFKAGVGFQGVVEKFGFNIQPYINYIEDFIVLEPNGIETTIRGAFPVYEYRQTNARLYGIDVSANYSFNNLEFLSNFAYVNGRDVEQNEALINMPPFNVSNTITYSKKEWNNFYVSLNSQLVTQQNEFPDNNFRTDIVNTTSGEFEEVEVDVSSTPEAYHLLNFSSGLDFDFNKTKLSINVMINNVLNTNYRDYLNRLRFYADEVGTNAMLQLKLNY
- a CDS encoding DUF6146 family protein — its product is MRYLIILLLVGSVMSCSIQKQGTKQAFEDSKVDNDTIRIANDSLEYEIIIVEPGFNAWLASQRPRGYYGLNYLDQRNEFYIIIYNMRVNDPMGFDPNLYPFRINYEMGVDYGYEVNYLLYHYFLFFEEKYNQRLR
- a CDS encoding septal ring lytic transglycosylase RlpA family protein, translated to MKFYVFCFLFWLSSIAFAQTQTGKASFYADKFEGKQTASGEIYKHNLPTAAHRKLAFGSKVKVTNLQNYKTAMVTINDRGPFIRGRIIDLSRSVAQTLDILDNGVTEVKIEVLKNQDVNVTSASTSTSPSTPQTPIAKPTTNKDKTNNNSQMQSIETFEEKEFYEINIDEITPDFFGVQIASFQDTDNLLRMVNRLKVNYNSKVLVQVKTVSGSRVYTLILGQYKSRKAAENFQSRMLNKYPDSFIVDMTIKD
- the serC gene encoding 3-phosphoserine/phosphohydroxythreonine transaminase; its protein translation is MERPHNFSAGPCILPLEVFEKASQSVIDLDNSGLSILEISHRSTAFVGIIEKARELALQHLNLQDKGYKALFLQGGASMQFLMTAYNLLEKKAGYLDTGTWASNAIKEANNFGKTEVLASSKSSNYNYIPKDFLVPEGLDYLHYTSNNTIYGTQMKTFPKKENTPLVCDMSSDIFSRQLDYSQFDLIYAGAQKNMGPAGATLIVVKEDILGKVSRAIPSMMDYQLMIKKESMFNTPPVFSIYVSMLNLEWLSRNGGVPSIEKKNKAKADLIYSEIDRNPLFKGFTALEDRSMMNATFSLKDEQLGPKFDKLWKASHINGLNGHRSVGGYRASMYNALTLDSVKVLVDVMKNFEKTA